Genomic segment of Globicephala melas chromosome 7, mGloMel1.2, whole genome shotgun sequence:
CTGCAGGCACGGTCAGCTTGCATGTTCCTCCCTGGCCTGACCAAGGAAGTCTGGAGGGGAACTCCTCCACAAGGTCTGGAAAACATGCacttcaaaggaaataaaaagactcCCTAGCCAAAGGGGACAGGTTGATGCTTCCCCACTATAATGACAAAGGTTGAGtcagtttcagaaggatgggaTGGTCCCAAAGGCAAGTAGAGGACTTGGTTGCAATTACCCTGCCCTACTTGTGGGGTGCCCCTCCCCAGAGCAATCATGGTCCAGTGGGTGACGGTGCTTGATGCAGAAGTTTCGGCCACAGTGGTCGCAGGTCAGTTTCATCATTTCCCGCTGCCGGCAGCCAGAGCGTTCACACTTATTGGTGAAGATCTGAGGTGGAGTAGGGAGGATTGTCTCTGCTGAGACTCTGATCCCCCTTCAACCCCATCCTAACAGTTGTACAGACTTCCAGGCAACTGTAGTCCCAGGTGACCATGGTGAACCCCTCCAACGCTTACCTTACGCTTTTGCTGAGCTGGATCAGAGCGGCAGTCTCTGTCAATGTGTTCCCCAACAGCACGGTCAGGGGGCTCCCCTCTGGCCACAGGAACAGGCACATTACAGAGTGGGCATACAGGTACCTGGATATCCTACAGTCAGGGAGCAGGGGTCGGTCTGTGGCCTACTCCCAAACCAGCCAAATCTCTGGTCCTGAAAGAACCTGGACATGACCCCCCATAAACGCAAAAGGAAACAATGTTCCCAGCACTGAGCCTCAGAAAGACAGTAAAAGAGAGGAAATGGGAGGCAGAGGGGTTCCAGAGATTCTGCATGCCATCCTCCATCCGCCCCCTTTCACCCGCAGACCGCCCCCTCACCTTTTGGTAAGCAGATCCACAGTGATGCTGGGCGTAGGCCACGTGGTCTGCGCAAAAGATGCCCGAGCAGGCGTCGCACTTGAGCGGCAGAAAATCTGCAGGAAGTGGGTTGGACTGCAGGTCCAGGGGGACCTCGACCTTCTTCCCGCTCACTCAAGCCTTCCGCTCAGGGGAACGAAAACGCCGCAGTACTGGCAGTGAACTGCACCCCTGACCTAGTCCACTATCTCCTAAGCCACGCCCCAACCTCGAGCCCCGCCCCGCTCGGGCACTTCCAGCCCGGCAGCCCACCCTTCCCGCCACTTGCAGTTCCAAGCCCGTCTCCGCCCGGCCCCGCCTCCCGCCTGCTCCGCCCCTCATCCCCTCACCCAACCGCTGACAGCTCGGCTCCGAACAGTGAGCCCCAAGGTCCGGAAACTCCATCGCCGGGCCGGACGGGGCCTGCTGGTAGAGGAAGCGATGCTGAGCTCCTCTAGGGTTCCCGCTCCGGGTCCAAACCGCGACCCCCCACTGTGGGGGGACTCGCTGTCCcgccccttcctccccactgcccagcccGGGTTACCGGAGCGTCAGCGCCTCCAGGCCCGCAGCTCCCACTCCTCCCCTGGCGCGCGCGGGCGCGCTGACGTCGTCGCGCAGGGCGGGTACGTCCAGCGCAGTccccggggggcgggggagcgTCCCGGAAGAGCCGATCACACCACCCCTCTTGTTGCGTTAGGCTGGAAGCTGGATGGTTTCTCTTGGGCGCGGGCCTACCTCCACGAAGGGCGAAACGGCAGGCGAAGGCAAGGACCGATGACATCTTGGAGGGATGGGGTGGTTTGGGGTCTTTCACAATTGGGTCCTTCGTCCGCTTTTCACTCTACACTCCCCGACTAGCCGTTTCGTTCGCAGCCACTGCTGTACTTACTCTCCAGGAGCTGACAACTCCCTTGTTTCTgtgaaatacacatttctctTCAGGGCTGTAGCTCCTCCAAGTTTAGCTTCGGTGTTCTTTTGTGAGACTTCTCTGACCCTCCTCAGTTTGAGCTAAGCGCCTCTCTTGTGGTCTCCCTGGTTCTGTTTTATCACTGTATCACCTTATTGTAATCAGCTGTTCCCTCACTCCCCTGCCTACCCCTGCCCCACATAAATATTACTGGTAAGTCAGGGACCACGTCTGCCTTGCTTTGTGTTAGGTAGGCCCCAGCACCCAGCTCAGTGCATGTGGTTTTCAGACTTCAGTGTGAATCCAAATCACCTACAAGAGCTgctgtaaaatgcagattcctgagcccCCAGGGCTTCTGATTTAGTAGGAAGTGTAGGAGAGAATTCTGACAGATTATCCATGTACTACACTTTGAAAAACACATGCCTAGAATATGCTGaatgcttattaaatatttcttgaatgaagcTAGAGTCATTGGATTGACGTCCTGCTTTACCTTAGGGAGCCCCAGGTTGAGACCTTCTGTTTCAGCACATTTTGTTTCTCACATACCTCTCTGGCCCCTCATGCGTGGGCTTGGCTGCACTCTTATTTTCCCAAAAGTTTGGGCATGGGGACAAGTAAACAGGTGAAATAAACTTAGAGTTGAACAGTGTCCTCCACAATGGAGACAGAACCAGGCTACAGCTGGAAATGAGGAGCCAgccttcttcttttctccctctccctctccaacTTTTGGCTCTGTTTCCCTGTGTCTGCTTCTTACATTCTTACAGCTCTAAGGCtggtgaaaattaaaaccattttttccTGGTTCCTCAAGCAGAAGGCCTGATTTCATCTCTGACTGGGCCTGATTGCCTTGACTTGGATTATCTGCCAAGTCCTGACCTGTGGCCCAGGGCAGGGTATGTGTTGTTCTGATGGGCCAGGCCTGAGTCTCATGTTTGGGGGAAGTGAGTCAGTTTCACCTAGAGTGAAAATCACCAAGCTGGCTTGGACAGTCCTTCCAGAAAACCCAAGAGAGTCCAttcaattccttccttccttcattcaacatACTGAGTGTCCTCCCATGTGCCTGTCACGGGATGATACATGCATAGACTAGGATCTACCAGGTAATACGGCAGTGCATTTCAGGTACACCCATTCTGGAGTTGACAAGTGTTATTCAAGCCAAAACCTGAAGGGTGAGTAGATGTTGGCTAGGTGAAGGCCAAGGGAGAAAGGAGTGGGATGGAAGGAGATGgtattccagacagaggaaacagcaaggacAAAAACCTGGAGATAAGAGGGAACAAGATCCTTTAGATGAGCTTTTTAAAAGCTTATAGCATCGGGATCTTAGAGTGTAAGAGACAGCTTAGCAGAAGATAAAGCTGAAGAGTTAGCTGGGGTCAAATCTCAGGTCATGGAGGCCACGTTAGTGTTGAGAATTTTAACATGAACATAATAGGAAACTGTAGATAGCTTTAAGCAGAAGAGTAACATGATCCAATTTATATTTTGGGAAAGTCACTCTGGCTTCAGAGTGGGGAACAGATTGGAAGAAGGAAGACTAGGTAGAAGCCTGTTGCTATAGTAGAGACGAGATGATGGCATGAACTAGGGATGATGCTTAGAATTAAAGCTCAGTATAGAGGTTAGATATgagatagaaattttaaaataagtaacttTCCAATATAtcactgaaagaataaaatggtaaaaagaaagaaagaaattctgttcCCAGAGCAACCATAAAGTAcacagaacaaatttttttttttttgcacatgccatgtggcttgtgggatcttaattccccaaccagggattgaacctgggccctcagcagtgagagcactgagtcctaaccactggaccaccaggaaattccctcagAGAAAAAATTATGACTTTGTCTGTGGGAAACACCTTGACCTCTATGCAGAAGTTCAGCCCAACATTCAGTGAGTGTATGGAACACCTTTGGCCAATCTTGCAGGGAAATTTTGTCAGCTCCTTCCTTCAACCCATCCTCACACCCTGGGGTAGGCCCTGGGCAGCCATGTTTCTGCCAAAGATGATTGGTCTGGGAGTGGTCATCTAACCGACATTGGGTAACTAAGTTTGTGTTTCCCAAAAGCATAACCTGAGACAAGGATTTCGGTGCAGATAATTCATGTAGGAGGTAGTCCTAGCCAGAGTAagagagcaggaaggagggagacacggaaggaaggaaaacaaagtgtATTATTGAACTGGTTACTACTATGGTTCCCAATTCCACTGGGAGCCCTAGAAGGAAGCATGTAAAATACACCTCAGAATCGTCCTTCTGAAGGACAGGAGGCTGGGCTGACTCCTGTCTTCTGTAAGTTGGGGGTTTCTCCTGGGAGTGATAAGTCCCCCATGTCCACCTTGCACAGCCAACCTGTACCTGTGTGCAAGCTGATTGAGCTACGCGGGGCTTTGGGaaaagccctgaggcagaaaTACTGAAGCTGGCTCAGCTTGGAGGTGGGAAGGCATCTGGGCTCATAGGAGCTGTCCACAGCGACAGCTGAAGTCCAAGGTGTGCCAAGCAGACGAGGCACAGGGCACCAGGAGCATCTGCTATATTTGGCCAATCAGATTCTTTCCTGGGAATTTGGAATCGAGGCCAAAAAAATCAGTGTTCATTGGATCTGTAACATACAAGCTATGGGCTTGCCATCTGCCATACTACCATGCTGTCATACTGACTGAGGGACAGGAAGAGATTGTTATCTGCAATACTATGACTGATGGGACACAGCGCCATAAAAAGAGATTGATTTTGTAGCTTACACACATGGGTTTAAATCATATCATTACCTCTTTTGCCTCCTCCCAAAGTCTACACCCCCCAACAAAACCGTGGCTAACTGCCTTCATTTCATTAGTTTCACTTTGTCCCTTTTAAGATAGTTATAAGTTATCCCATTAGATTCACTGTATTTCCCAAGGCTTTGTCAGACTCTCTTATCACACCCGAGGTCAGGCTATTGACATGCAGGAGACTCTTCATCCGGGTATGCACCTAAGCGTCCTCTGCCATGGGGATTCAGCTTTTGACCCAAGCCCTTCAGAAAGGAGAGCTGTTGAAGAGCTTGCTATTTGTCAATTCCAAGACTCCATATCTGTGGAATCCAGCATCAGTTCTGTTAGATTTAAACATATGAAATTGTTaatagttgactttttttttttaatttacaaaaacagcaatttcatatggtttaaTCTAAGCAGCACATGTCATAGGCAAGAACTGTTTTTCCTCTGACCTTCAATCTAATCCTCACCCTGCTGGGTTTTGGAGCCCAGATATGAAGACAAACAGGCACTGTCTGGGAGTATGGTTTAAAGTCCACACACCTTAAAATCAGATGTGTCAAATGTCTATGTACCTTAGCACTTCAACCTTGCACCATTTTCTACTAACAATGTATAAGGAGAGGGTATTGGGTAGGATATAGGTTAAACTGCCATAACAGTGACTCAGAAACAGTGGCATTAACAAGAAAGAAGTTTAATTTCTTGCTTATGTAATTATTCAGGGCTGGCTGGTATGATAGCACTTGTCGGGGACTTGGACACCTCCTATTTTGTTGCTTCACCATCATTAAGGTGTTGCCTTTGTCTACGTGGTACCAAATGAGTCCTTGTTCTAGGCAGCAGAATGAGGGAGCAGAAGGCatcccctccaccctccacctgccccacccccgccatTCAATGACCTTGAATTTGCATACATCACTTCTGTGAACATTGTATAGACCAGATATAATTGTATAAATCATTAACTTAGTCACACGATCACACCCAACtccagggaagctgggaaatgtagtctttagcTGGGTGGCTATGTGTCCagataaaatttcaattattaTGTCAGTGAAGGAGAACAGATATTTGGGGGACAACTAGTgtcacaaaaggaaataaaggatgaCTTTTATGGTATTTGGGCTGTCCTGAGCTTGAAGTAATGAAGCAGGTGGTGGGTCACTTAAAggcacacagcagccagaatggtGTAAGGCATATCTCTTAGCTCGGGAGGTTGGAGGATGAGAAAAACAGGACCAAGCACCACCTGGTCAGTCTTCGATTGTAGCCCACTCTACCCAATAGCCATTCCCCAGCTCCCTCCTTGAGGACAAAACTCTGATTTTAATCATCTTTTTCCAAGTAGTTGTTTTTTGCATAGGTCCCTTTGCAGCTCCTAGGATGAGTCTTAAATGGTCTAAGtcaatgtttttcaaactttttaaccATTACTCACAataggaaatacattttataacccaacacaaacacacacacacacatacacacgcaaacacacacatacatgcctgacacttgacttttttttttttcttttttgcggtacgcgagcctctcactgttgtggcctctcccgttgcggagcacaggctccggacgcgcaggctcagcgaccatggctcacgggcccagccgctccgcggcatgtgggatcttcccagaccggggcacgaacccgtgtcccctgcatcggcaggcggactctcaaccactgcgccaccagggaagccctattttttttaaattaatttatctattattattttttggctgtgttgggtctttg
This window contains:
- the ZFAND2B gene encoding AN1-type zinc finger protein 2B isoform X3 — encoded protein: MEFPDLGAHCSEPSCQRLDFLPLKCDACSGIFCADHVAYAQHHCGSAYQKDIQVPVCPLCNVPVPVARGEPPDRAVGEHIDRDCRSDPAQQKRKIFTNKCERSGCRQREMMKLTCDHCGRNFCIKHRHPLDHDCSGEGHPTSRAGLAAISRAQGLASSTKTIPSPNQTLPSSTSASRATAQSPSRTASPVIALQNGLSEDEALQRALELSLAETKPQVPRLRAAA
- the ZFAND2B gene encoding AN1-type zinc finger protein 2B isoform X2; the protein is MEFPDLGAHCSEPSCQRLDFLPLKCDACSGIFCADHVAYAQHHCGSAYQKDIQVPVCPLCNVPVPVARGEPPDRAVGEHIDRDCRSDPAQQKRKIFTNKCERSGCRQREMMKLTCDHCGRNFCIKHRHPLDHDCSGEGHPTSRAGLAAISRAQGLASSTKTIPSPNQTLPSSTSASRATAQSPSRTASPVIALQNGLSEDEALQRALELSLAETKPQVPSSQEEEDLALAQALSASEAEYRQRQGPQGEEARSSLE
- the ZFAND2B gene encoding AN1-type zinc finger protein 2B isoform X1, translating into MEFPDLGAHCSEPSCQRLDFLPLKCDACSGIFCADHVAYAQHHCGSAYQKDIQVPVCPLCNVPVPVARGEPPDRAVGEHIDRDCRSDPAQQKRKIFTNKCERSGCRQREMMKLTCDHCGRNFCIKHRHPLDHDCSGEGHPTSRAGLAAISRAQGLASSTKTIPSPNQTLPSSTSASRATAQSPSRTASPVIALQNGLSEDEALQRALELSLAETKPQVPSSQEEEDLALAQALSASEAEYRQRQAQSRSLKPSNCNLC